Sequence from the Bacillota bacterium genome:
CTTCAACGGTTTTGCATAGCTACCTTAAGTTCCTGTACCACGTCGGAGAGCAATCGCTTCCCGAAGCACTTATGCGCGTCGCCAAGCGTCTCCAGCAAGGAGATCCACGGAAGATGTTGATGAAAGGGGACACTATCTTACTGCTGGAAGTTTTACTCCAGCGATACGTCTACGGCAGACCCCTCGAACTGAAGCGTCAAAGGCACCTGCGGGAAGCCGTCCTCTTTCTGCTCGACTTGCTGGTAGAGCACGGTTCATCTGCCGCATTCCGAATGCGGGATGACTTCGTAACACCCATCCCGACTCCGAGTTCTTCACATGGCTGACAAGCAGGAGATTATGAACGTCACGAGTAAAATAACCGCTCGTGCAAATCGAGCGAAGGGGTTTCCACGGGAGGATGGTGGTTATGGACCGACAGAGCGTACGCCGCCTTATCGAAACCGATGAGATGCCCATCCGTATCATCTCCGAGTATTCGCGCCGGGACCAGAACGTGAAGAAAGGGCACCTGCACACCCTCCACGTGTGGTGGGCTACTCGCCCTGGCCGCCTGCCGGGCGGTGCTGATGGCCACGCTCCTGCCCGATCCCGCGGACGAGCGCTGTCCGGAAACGTTACGCCGGGAAACCCAGGAAGCTTTGAAGCCGTTCACCGGTCGGGATCTTTCCGACCCGGTGGCGCTGCGACAAACACTCTTGGATTTCATCGGCCATTTCGCTGCCTGGGAGAACTCCACCAATCGAACCTTTGTGGAAACTGCCCGTCGGCTGGTGCGCGCGGCCCATCCGGAGGGCCCGCCCCTGGTGGTGGACCCCTTCGCCGGCATCGGCTCCATCCCCTTTGAGGCCCTGCGCATCGGGGCCGACGCCTTTGCGGGCG
This genomic interval carries:
- a CDS encoding DUF1156 domain-containing protein, producing the protein MDRQSVRRLIETDEMPIRIISEYSRRDQNVKKGHLHTLHVWWATRPGRLPGGADGHAPARSRGRALSGNVTPGNPGSFEAVHRSGSFRPGGAATNTLGFHRPFRCLGELHQSNLCGNCPSAGARGPSGGPAPGGGPLRRHRLHPL